The DNA window GTTTGCGCCTAAACCAATGGGAAATATTGGCATCGACTCGAAATTTCCGCTGGAAAACTATCGAAAGATGGTCGATACAACTTTGCCGGAATCGGTGAGACAGGAAGCCTTCAAATCGTTCAATTCGGATGTAAAAATAAAAATAGATGAAATTGCCGATAAATATATTATACCGAACGAGACAGCCGATCAGGCAATTATGTTTCTGCCGGCAGAAGCGGTTTTTGCCGAACTTTATGCTTACCATGAAAGTCTGGTTACTTATGCGTTTTCTAAACGTGTCTGGATCACTTCGCCAACGACTTTTATGGCAATATTAAGTACGCTTCAGACGGTTTTGAACGATATGGAACGTCGGAAATATGCCGATCTCATTCAGAAAGAATTGAATAAACTTGGTGAAGATTTTAAACGATACCGCGATCGTTGGACCAACTTATCCAAACACATCGATACTGTTCAAAAAGATGTAAAAGAGATACATACGACAACCGATAAAATTTCTAATTCATTCGATAAAATTGCCAAGGTGGAAATAGACAACAAACCGCTTATAGGATCAGAAACCGAACAGCCTATATTGTTGGAAGGAAGAGATTAAAAATCCATTGTGTTTTTACCACTAATAATAAATATATGAGAATAGTGTATAAATGAACATTATCATGATTTTCCTGATAGCTGTTGGATGGATCGCATTTGGGCTGTTATTATATGTCGGAGGGAATATGATTTATGAAGCAATAAACGAAAATTCATTTGAATATCGTTTTGATCCTTCAAGTAATAAAGTGCTGTTTTCATTATCGACTGCCACAAGTATTGATGCGCTTGCTGTCGGAGTCACATTCGCATTTTTACAATTCAATATCATTTTACCGATTCTACTCATTGGTATTGCAACTTTTAGCATCACGCTTTTCGGAGTTTATATCGGAAAGAGGATTAGTAGTGTATTCGGTAAAAAAGTAGAAATATTTAGTGGATTAATGCTCATTGGAATTGGCATTAAAATACTTATTGAGCACTTATATCTACAAAACGAATCTTTAATTCATTTATCAGACGGATGGTAGTAAATTTCAACCGTTTTTTTAAATATTTTTATTAGGGAAACCAAAGAAGCCGGAGATTTTTTGGAATTTTACTTGTTGTGAGAGAATAAAATAGAAAATAATAGAGTTATGAATCATATGGAAGAATTGACAAACGGAAGATTAATGATACCTACAAAATTTCGGCGTGAAATGGACATCCGAGAAACCGAAAAGGCTATCAAATTTATCAAGGATTATTTTGAAGAAAATTTCGCACGCGAGATGAACCTTCAGCGTGTTTCAGCACCATTAGCTGTTCTCAATAATACCGGTATTAACGACTATTTATCCGGGACAGAAAAACCTGCAAGTTTTCGAATTAAGGCAACAAATCAATCAGCCGAAATCGTGCAATCTTTGGCGAAGTGGAAACGGAAAGCTCTGGCTGATTACGGATTTATCAGCGGTGAAGGAATTTATACGGATATGAATGCTATTCGTCCCGATGAGGCTTTCCTTGATAACCTGCATTCGATTTATGTTGATCAATGGGATTGGGAACGGGTTATCGCCGAAAACGAGCGGAATCTGGATGTGTTAAAATATATTGTAAGCAAAATATATAGCGTTATTTATAAGACCGAACAAGCTGTCTGTCGGAAATACCATCAACTTCAGAGACGATTTCTTCCTGAAAAAATCACATTTATTCACAGCGAAGAATTGCTGGAAATGTATCCGGATTTATCTCCAAGAGAACGCGAGAATGCCATTTGTAAAGATAAAAAGGCGGTGTTTATCGTTGGGATCGGCTCACCTTTGAAAGATGGAAAACCGCACGACGACCGAGCTTCGGATTATGATGATTGGTCGTCGGAAACCGAGAAAAATCGTCATGGACTTAATGGCGATATTATTGTCTGGTATCCGGTGCTCAATTGTGCAATGGAACTAAGTTCGATGGGAATTCGCGTGGATAAAGCGGCTCTTGAAAGGCAATTAACTCTAAAAAATGAGGAATACAAGAAAGATTTGGATTTTCACCGACGGTTGATTGATCGGGAACTTCCATTATCAATCGGTGGAGGAATCGGTCAATCTCGGCTCTGTATGTTTTTTTTGCGAAAAGCTCACATTGGCGAAGTCCAAGCGGGAATTTGGCCGGATGAAATGTTGGAAACTTGTAAACAAAATCAGATATTTTTACTATGACTTATTTAAATATTTCAAGAAAATACAATATGTAACTATATAATAAATCAGACGATTAAAGCAAAGGTATATTAATGGGATATCCGTTTAAAGAAATCGAAAAAAAATGGCAAAAGTATTGGGAAGACAATAAAACTTTCAAAGCAGTAGATTTTTCTGAAAAACCAAAATATTATGTTCTCGATATGTTCCCATATCCAAGCGGCGCTGGTCTGCATGTTGGTCATCCTGAAGGATATATCGCGACCGATATTATAGCCAGATATAAGCGAAAGAAGGGATTTAATGTACTTCATCCGATGGGTTGGGACGCTTTCGGTCTGCCTGCAGAAAATTACGCGCTTCAAACCAGAACGCACCCAAAAATCACGACACAGCGGAATATCGATACATTTCGTAGGCAGATAAAATCGTTCGGTTTTTCCTATGATTGGGACCGTGAGATCAATACTACCGATCCAAAATACTATAAATGGACTCAATGGATTTTTCAGCAATTATATAAAAAAGGTTTAGTCTATCAGGCGGAAATTCCCGTCAATTGGTGTCCTGAACTGAAAACTGTTTTGGCAAATGAAGAAGTCATCGATGGAAAATCTGAACGCGGTGGCTTTTCCGTCGTTCGCATTCCGATGCGGCAATGGATTTTAAAAATCACTGCGTATGCGGATCGATTACTGAGTGATCTTGATTTAGTGGATTTACCGGAAAGTATCAAGGAAATGCAGAGGAATTGGATCGGAAGATCGGAAGGAGCGATGGTTACGTTTAAAATCGCCGGACATGATCAAGCCTTAAAAGTCTTCACGACACGCCCGGATACGCTTTTTGGCGCGACATATATGGTTGTAGCGCCGGAACATCCAATTTTAGATAAACTCGTTCCTGAACCTTTTAAAAGCGTAGTCGAAAATTATTGTATTGTGACTTCGAAAAAAAGTGATCTTGAACGTATTGAACTGACAAAAGATAAAACCGGCGTATTTACTGGATTTTATGCAATTAATCCTTTGACTAATAGGCAGATACCGGTTTGGACTTCTGATTATGTTTTGATGACTTACGGAACGGGAGCGATCATGGCAGTTCCAGGTCATGATCAACGCGACTGGGAATTTGCAAAGAAATTTGGGATTGATATCATTGAAGTGATTTCTGGTGGCGATATCACTCAAGAATCTTACACCGGAAATGGAATATTGGTTAATTCAGGTTTTCTAAATGGAATGGATGTTGTATCAGCTAAAAAGAAAATAACTGATTGGTTGGTCGATAAAGGAATTGGTGAGTTCAGTGTTCAGTATAAATTGAGGGATTGGACATTCTCACGGCAGAGATACTGGGGTGAACCATTTCCATTTAAAATATTTCAAGATGGGAGCGTAGAACTACTAAAAGAAAGTGAACTTCCGCTAGAATTGCCAGAAATGGAAAGATACGAACCAAGTGGTACTGGCGAGTCGCCACTTGCTAATTTAAAAGAGTGGAACGACTTTATCGATCCAGAGACTGGGAAAAGAGCACGATATGAGACGAATACAATGCCTCAATGGGCTGGTTCCTGCTGGTATTATCTTCGTTATATTGATCCGAATAATGATTCTAAAGCTTGGGATTCTAAAAAAGAAAAATATTGGATGCCTATCGATTTATATATCGGTGGCGCTGAACATGCAGTCTTGCACTTGTTATATGCAAGATTCTGGCATAAAGTACTTTACGACCTTGGATTTGTCTCAACACCTGAACCGTTTTTAAAACTAATCAATCAAGGAATGATCCTTGGGGAAGATGGCGAGAAAATGAGCAAGTCACGCGGAAATGTCATAAATCCAGATGATGTGATTAGCAAATATGGAGCCGATACCTTCAGAATTTATGAAATGTTCATGGGGCCTTTAACTCGAACAAAACCGTGGAATACTTCAAGCATTGAAGGTGTTTATCGTTTTTTAAGCAGAATATGGAATATTATTTTAAACGATAACAATCAATTACTCGATGACATCCAAGATGTTACTCCCAATTCTGATACTTTAAATATTCTTCATAAAACAATTCAAAAAGTAACTGAGGATATTGAAAATTTTCATTTTAATACCGCAATCTCGCAGTTAATGATTTTTATCAATGAAATATCAGCGCTAGAAATAAAGCCTTTATCAGTCATGTTAGATTTCATTGATTTGCTGAGTCCGTTTGCACCTCATATTTCTGAAGAAATATTTGTAAGACTATCGAATTCAAATAATTTTTCATATAAAAAATGGCCAACCTATGATCCAAATTATATCAAAGAAGACGTAGTAACCATAGCTATTCAGGTAAATGGTAAAATTCGGGGCCAATTTGATATTAAACGAGATGCAACCGATGAAGAATGTTTGAATTTGTCATTCCAAGTTATGAATGTTAAACGTTTTACTGATGGCAAAGAAATTATAAAAAAAGTAGTTGTAAAAAACAAACTCGTAAGTATCGTTGTAAAATAACTGATATAAAAGGTCGACAGGGGGATAGTTGGGGTGTGCCGATGTTCAATCTTGTGATAATTGCTTATTCAATATCAATAAGTTTACATAATATATCTTATGCTTATATGTTTTTGATTGATTTTTATAGCTTCTTCTATATCGTTCAAAGTTCCTTATTTCGCTACTACATCTAAATTGCACGATTTTTCTATCTTTTTATTTCCATTTCGTCTGGTTCGGTTTTAATTTTACACCGTTATTTTTTATTGTGAAATCTAAACCAAATCGGGTATTATATCTCTATGAAGAAAATATTGATTGCCTTTCTTTTTCTTTCATCTATTTTAAACACTTCAAAATTAATATCCATAAGAGACGATGGAGTATAATTAATGAAAATTTTAGTAACGGGTGGCGCTGGATATATCGGTAGTCATACTTGTCTCGAACTTCTAAATAATGGTTATGAAATCATCGTCGTTGATAACTTAATAAACAGCAAATCAGAATCTCTGCGAAGAGTTCAGGAATTGACCGGCAAGTCTCTGATATTTCATCAAGTTGACATTATAGATGAATCGGCACTTGAAACGGTTTTTAAACGATATTCTATCAATGCTGTTATTCACTTTGCTGGATTGAAGGCTGTTGGAGAATCCGTCCAACAACCACTTCGATATTATCACAACAATGTGAACGGTTCCTTAACACTCTTTAAAGTAATGACTCATAACCATGTTAAAAAAATTGTCTTCAGTTCCTCTGCAACAATTTATGGCGATCCAGTCACCGTTCCAATTACAGAGAACTTCCCTGTCAAAACGACAAATCCTTACGGTTCGACTAAGTTATTCATTGAAAATATCTTACAAGATTTATATAAATCTGATCCGGAATGGGATGTCATTCTTTTACGGTATTTTAATCCGGTTGGCGCACACGAATCCGGTAGAATTGGAGAAGACCCCAATGGTATCCCAAATAACCTGATGCCAATTATTTCTCAAGTCGCAGTTGGAAAACTTCCGCTGTTGAATGTCTATGGAAATGATTATCCAACTCTGGATGGAACTGGTGTCAGAGATTACATTCATGTGGTAGATTTAGCAAGAGGACACATTAAAGCCATAGATAAATTGAAAACAAAACTAACATCTGTTGAAATTTATAATCTTGGTACAGGACGTGGATATAGCGTATTTGAAATGATTCAAGCATTCGAAAAAGCGTCTGGAAAATCAATTAAATTCAAAATAGTCGGACGCCGGTCTGGAGACATCGCCCAATGTTATGCAGATCCATCCAAAGCATTTAGAGAACTTGGGTGGAAAGTGGAATATGATATTGACGATATGTGCCGATCTGCATGGGAATGGCAGATGAAGAATCCGGACGGTTATCCCGAAATGGAACCTTACTTATAATTTTTATCAGATAATTGGAATAAATCCGGTCAGATAATTCAGAGCAACTTCAAGCAAGGATTCATCCAATTCAAGTTCGCCGCTATGCAGTTTACCTTTTCCACCGCCGCCGATGTAAAAATATAACCCCGGCGCTTTTGTCAAATAATATGAGAAATCATCCGCTCCCATCGAAGGTTTTGGAAGTATGATGAGTTGGTCTAAAGTGCTATTCTTTCTCATAAATTCAATCATCTGGTCGCAAAGTTTTAAATTGTTAATTACTGGCGGACAGTTGGTTGGAAATTCAACGGTTATCTTACATTTCTTCTCATTTTCAAATTGACACGCAAGGTTGCGGATCAGTTCGCTAATCCTCTCAGATGTTTGCGGTGAAAATGTTCTTAACGTGCCTTTTAATGTAACAACTTGAGGAATGACGTTATGAGCATTTCCACCATGAATTTCTCCAAATGCGAGTACAAAAATTTCATTCTGATTTATATGTTCTTTCAGGAATTTCTGAATTTGATAAATAAACGTTGCTGTAATTGGAATTAAATCAATTGTTTCTTGAGGACGTGATGTATGCCCGCCAGGCCCTTTAAACGTAATTTGAACCGAAGTTGAAGAAGCATTCGATGCTCCACGAGAGAATCCAATCTTTCCGATGGGAATTTCACAATGAACATGCGCCGCAAGGATTGTCTTAACATTTTCCAAAATATCTTCCTTGATAACACTATCTGCGCCAGTAGGATACGCTTCTTCTGCTGGCTGAAAAACTACACGCAGTTTAAACACATTTTTAACGGGTGATAATTGAAAATACCTCAATAAGCCTAAGCCAATCGCTGTATGAAAATCGTGACCACAGGCGTGCATAATGTATTTATTTTGTGAACGTATCGCATGATCCAAATCTTCCATTACCGGCAATGCATCGATATCTGATCGATACACGAGGGTTTTTCCTTCCCCGACATCACAGTAGCCACCTGTTTTTAACGTCTTAAATGGTTGGAAATTTAATCCCCAACCTTCTAAAACGGTCTTAATTAATTCTGTAGTTTTAAACTCTTGCCATGACAATTCAGGATTCTGATGAATTTTTCTCCGGATGTCGATTAATTCTGGTAGAATCGACTGAATGATTGGATCTTTTTTCACTTTAGACTGTCATTTCCATCAATTTAGGCAAAGTATTTCTGTAAGTTTGTTGGATTTCGTCTAAAGGAAGATTGATAGAATCATTCATCTTCAATTTTCCGTTATCTTTGACTCTTCCAATTGTCACACATGGGACGATATTCTTTGAAGCGATCCGTTCCATTTCCAATAGCCTGCTTTCATCAATACTAATGATGATAACTGATTGACTTTCAGCAAAGAAGAGTTCATCTTCTCTTAATTTTCCGGAGATGAATATTGATGCGCCCATTGGATTTTCTGGATTAGAAATACATGCTTCTGCAATTGCAACAGCCATTCCGCCATCTGACACGTCGATTGCAGAATGAACGATCTTCATTTCAATCGCCTCAAGGCAAGCGTCTTGAACGCGCCTCTCAAAGGATATATCGATATCTGGCGCATCACCGGCAACTGTGTCATGTATGACCTTTAAGTAGGCGCTTCCTCCCAGTTCGCCTTTAATCGTACCTAACATTAAAATGAAATCGCCGTCTTTTTTAAACCAACTGGTTGTGATATTTTCCAGATTGTTGATTAACCCAAG is part of the Candidatus Marinimicrobia bacterium CG08_land_8_20_14_0_20_45_22 genome and encodes:
- a CDS encoding aspartate--ammonia ligase, producing MEELTNGRLMIPTKFRREMDIRETEKAIKFIKDYFEENFAREMNLQRVSAPLAVLNNTGINDYLSGTEKPASFRIKATNQSAEIVQSLAKWKRKALADYGFISGEGIYTDMNAIRPDEAFLDNLHSIYVDQWDWERVIAENERNLDVLKYIVSKIYSVIYKTEQAVCRKYHQLQRRFLPEKITFIHSEELLEMYPDLSPRERENAICKDKKAVFIVGIGSPLKDGKPHDDRASDYDDWSSETEKNRHGLNGDIIVWYPVLNCAMELSSMGIRVDKAALERQLTLKNEEYKKDLDFHRRLIDRELPLSIGGGIGQSRLCMFFLRKAHIGEVQAGIWPDEMLETCKQNQIFLL
- a CDS encoding leucine--tRNA ligase, giving the protein MGYPFKEIEKKWQKYWEDNKTFKAVDFSEKPKYYVLDMFPYPSGAGLHVGHPEGYIATDIIARYKRKKGFNVLHPMGWDAFGLPAENYALQTRTHPKITTQRNIDTFRRQIKSFGFSYDWDREINTTDPKYYKWTQWIFQQLYKKGLVYQAEIPVNWCPELKTVLANEEVIDGKSERGGFSVVRIPMRQWILKITAYADRLLSDLDLVDLPESIKEMQRNWIGRSEGAMVTFKIAGHDQALKVFTTRPDTLFGATYMVVAPEHPILDKLVPEPFKSVVENYCIVTSKKSDLERIELTKDKTGVFTGFYAINPLTNRQIPVWTSDYVLMTYGTGAIMAVPGHDQRDWEFAKKFGIDIIEVISGGDITQESYTGNGILVNSGFLNGMDVVSAKKKITDWLVDKGIGEFSVQYKLRDWTFSRQRYWGEPFPFKIFQDGSVELLKESELPLELPEMERYEPSGTGESPLANLKEWNDFIDPETGKRARYETNTMPQWAGSCWYYLRYIDPNNDSKAWDSKKEKYWMPIDLYIGGAEHAVLHLLYARFWHKVLYDLGFVSTPEPFLKLINQGMILGEDGEKMSKSRGNVINPDDVISKYGADTFRIYEMFMGPLTRTKPWNTSSIEGVYRFLSRIWNIILNDNNQLLDDIQDVTPNSDTLNILHKTIQKVTEDIENFHFNTAISQLMIFINEISALEIKPLSVMLDFIDLLSPFAPHISEEIFVRLSNSNNFSYKKWPTYDPNYIKEDVVTIAIQVNGKIRGQFDIKRDATDEECLNLSFQVMNVKRFTDGKEIIKKVVVKNKLVSIVVK
- the galE gene encoding UDP-glucose 4-epimerase GalE — translated: MKILVTGGAGYIGSHTCLELLNNGYEIIVVDNLINSKSESLRRVQELTGKSLIFHQVDIIDESALETVFKRYSINAVIHFAGLKAVGESVQQPLRYYHNNVNGSLTLFKVMTHNHVKKIVFSSSATIYGDPVTVPITENFPVKTTNPYGSTKLFIENILQDLYKSDPEWDVILLRYFNPVGAHESGRIGEDPNGIPNNLMPIISQVAVGKLPLLNVYGNDYPTLDGTGVRDYIHVVDLARGHIKAIDKLKTKLTSVEIYNLGTGRGYSVFEMIQAFEKASGKSIKFKIVGRRSGDIAQCYADPSKAFRELGWKVEYDIDDMCRSAWEWQMKNPDGYPEMEPYL